A segment of the Gammaproteobacteria bacterium genome:
GCACCTCTCTCGGCCCGGTCTCCAGCCGGGAAAGCATCAATAGATCTTCCACTATCGAGGTCATTCGCAAGCTCTGCTCGTGCATCACCTGCACCGGGGAGCCCCAGCGTTTTTTGAAAGGATCACTCTCTGGCAGGTCAGTCATCACCTCAAGATAGCCATTAATCACCGTCAATGGGGTCCGCAGCTCATGAGAAGCATTGGCTACAAAGTCACGACGCGTCTCCTCCAGACGATGCAGCTGTGTCACATCACGCGCCACCAACAAACGTCGATCCTTTCCGTAGGGGACCACAACCAGTGAAAGTGTCACATTGTCGTGACTGGGCGAGGGGAGCTCGAGTGGTTCACTACTGTTTTTGTTCCGAAGAAATGCAATGAACGAGGGCACACGAATCAGGTTATCAATCCGTTGTGCAAGATCTTGTGGATGGCGCAACCCCAGCTGGCGCTGTGCCGCTTTATTAAACCACTCAATTTCACCATCTTGACGCAGCACCACAGTGGCATCCGGCATCGCCTTAGTCATCATTTTGAAACGATTAAGATAGCTTACGAGTAATTTCTTACGCTTGCGCTGGCGCTGCTGAGAGCGATAAAAAAGATAATAGACCTCACCCCAAACACCGCCCACATCGGGCAGATTATAGCTTTTGGAGTGGCGCAGCCTAGTATCCAGACGATACAGAGCACGCAAGTGGGAAAAAAGAAAAAAGACTAGCACTAGACAGATTAACAGCAACACATGCCCAATCAACAGGCC
Coding sequences within it:
- the phoR gene encoding phosphate regulon sensor histidine kinase PhoR, translated to MSAQWVAELWRIGLSLLAALLLGLLIGHVLLLICLVLVFFLFSHLRALYRLDTRLRHSKSYNLPDVGGVWGEVYYLFYRSQQRQRKRKKLLVSYLNRFKMMTKAMPDATVVLRQDGEIEWFNKAAQRQLGLRHPQDLAQRIDNLIRVPSFIAFLRNKNSSEPLELPSPSHDNVTLSLVVVPYGKDRRLLVARDVTQLHRLEETRRDFVANASHELRTPLTVINGYLEVMTDLPESDPFKKRWGSPVQVMHEQSLRMTSIVEDLLMLSRLETGPREVHEDVIDIPSMVRIVAEEGRVLSGDKKQPITVDIDDSIWLRGNQAQLFSVFTNILFNAVHYTPPGGDIFIRWYATDATVFFEVEDSGVGVAPQHISRLTERFYRVDVGRSRDAGGTGLGLAIAKHILENHDARLTIESTVGKGSIFRGCFPLNLAAKKPKRETPVAAS